The Desulfococcus multivorans DNA window GCTCCGCGTTGACGTCGTTGATGCAGATATGTTCTCCGGGAAGGATGCCGGAGCCGAGCAGAGCGCCGATGATCGCCTCGCCCATGTTGCCCGCGCCCAGAAAGCCGATTTTTCGATCCTGAATGGCCATGAATACTCCTGTTGTTAATTCGAGGGTTGAAGGCCCCCAAACCGTCGATGCCGTTTTTTGAATATAGCGTCTCCCGCGCCCCTGTCAACGGTTTTGAGGGAAAATAACTTGACTTATAGGGATTTAAGGGGGTAGGGTTTGAGAGTTTTAAGGTTTTAGGGTTTTAGAGTTTTAGAGTGATCAGGGGGTTAACTCAGCTTTCGGCTTTCATCATGGTGACCGGACAGAGACTGACGGGCATACACGCCCCAGACGCACCCCTTCAGTCTTCAGTCTTCAGCCTTCAGCCTTCAGTCTTCAGCCTTTTTCAAACTCCTGACCACCTGAAAAAAGCTTGTGCCATCCATCTTATTGATGCATATTTATATGGACAGTTTATGCATACTTCAGAAGGAGGCAGACGTGAGAACAACATTGAACATCGAGGACGACCTCATCGAAAGAGCGTCGGACCTTACCGGAATAAAAGAAAAAACAGCTCTTGTCCGCAAAGGACTCGAAGCCCTGATCAGTTTGGAGAGCAGCAGGCGCCTGGCTGCACTGGGTGGAACCGAGAAAGATCTCCGGATGCCAAGGCGAAGACGACCGGAGCAATAATAATGATTCTTGCCGATACCAACGTTTGGATCAAACATTTCAGAGAGTCCGATGCTGAACTCATTGAGCATTTGAACATGGGTTTTGTGGCATGCCACCCGTTTATTATCGGTGAATTGGCCTGCGGCAATATAGGGAATCGGGCGGAAATTCTGACGCTCCTCAAGGCGCTGCCCGCCGCACCCATTGTTGAACCGAGAGAACTTTTGAATTTTATAGAAAATAACATGCTGATGGGGCGCGGTCTCGGCTACGTGGATATTCAGATACTGGCTTCCGCGATTATCGGTAACGTCGTACTATGGACTTTTGATCGTCGTCTGAATGCGGCGGCAACGGAGTTGGGCGTTTCATATTTGAAAAGCTGACAGGGACTGTCGGCGAACGCACGCTTCCGGCACCGGCCTATAAAAGTCGAAAGTTGAAGTGAAACCTGAAACCGGCCCAGAGGGCCTGAGAGGGGAGGATAGCGATGCGCATCGACACACCTGTTCGCCAAATGGATATGAGTGAAGTGAAAGCCGGTGATGTATTGCTCTCCTACGGCGACGGATGGATTTCGGATGTTATCCGTCTCGTAGACGGTGGGGATTACAGTCACGCAGCATTCTTTGACGGCAACAATATCGTGGAAGCCGGTTTGCGGGGCGTCGTTGTAACACCTCTGGAGAGTGAGGTGGCCGCCCAGAAATATGTCGATGTCTATCGATTCAAATCAGATTCCGGAAGTCCTTTTTCTCTTCCGGATTGGCCCGTTGAACCGGTGATCGAACGCGCACACTACTACTTTGACAAGGGAACCAAATATGCAGACAACCAACTTTATCTGGTAGGGGTGTTGATCGTCGTCAGGAAATTGCCTTACGGCCGTGTGGAAAAAGCGGTGTTACGGGCGGTTCTGGATATGATTTTCAAACTGTTTAAAAGGATTGCGGAAGGTCGGGAGACAAAGTCGGTCGTCTGTTCCGAACTGGTTTATCGAAGCTTTTACGAAGCTGTTCCGGAGAAAAAATACGGGTTGTCGATAAAGGGAGCGCTGGCGCCTTTCAAAGGGCGTCTGGACAGCCTGGTTGAAAATGAATCCGGTGAAGATGACCTGCATGATGCGGAAATAGAAGAAACGATACGGCGGATTGAGCGGACGTACTGGGAAATCAGACCCGAATTAGCGGCTTCAAAAGACGAAATCCATACGCTTCTCAAGGCCGGCAATCCGCTTGTAGCCGCTGAAATGGTCAGTCCGCATGATCTTCAGATCAGTCCCAATCTGGAAAAGATCGGACGTGTGAGAAAACCGGCCAGGTGATGGATGATGCACAAGCTCGAGGTTCGGGGGTGTCGGCACCGACCGTTCCGGCCAACGGTTCCGACGGCCGGCCCATACTGCGGAACGAGGCCCTGAAACAAAGAAAACCCGCGCATCAAAGGCTTGACAACATGGCATTGGATGAGGTCTATTCCCATATCCGGCCCCGGAAAGGCGTTTCGCGGACACGGCCCGCTCTTGCAGCCAAAAGGCCCCTGTTCGCGACGCCCCTGTCCCGAAGGGAAACAGCCGCACCCAGCGCCGCGCTTAACCCCTGGGACCTGGGCGCTTAACACTTAAAACCTTATCAAACGGAAATCCCATGTTCATTTTAGGCAATTTCATCATCGCTCTGGCAACGGTCGTCGATTACATCCTGGTGCTCTACATGTGGATCGTGATCGCGCGGGCGGTGTTGTCGTGGGTCAACCCCGATCCTTACAACGCCATCGTCCGCATCATCTACAATCTCACGGAGCCGGTGCTCTACCAGATCCGGAACCGGCTTCCCGTCACCTTCGGCGGCATCGATCTCTCCCCCATCGTCATTTTTCTCGTCATCATCTTTCTTCAGAAATTCGTGGTCACCAGCCTGTTCGTGCTGGGCAAGTCCTTGATGTAAAACGGGTCCCGCCGTGATCAGCGCCCGTGTAATCCTTCAATCGCCGGAGAACGTCCATGGCCAGGATCGACGCATTTTTTAAACTGATGAACGACCAGGGGGCCTCGGACCTCCACCTCGTATCGGGCCAGCCCCCGGCGCTCCGACTCCGCGGGGATATCGAGCGGGTCAAGTACAAGATCCTCGACAACGACGAGCTCAAGGCCATGCTTTACGAGATCGCCCCCGAGGACAAGATCAAGGTGTTCGAGGAGACCGGGGACGTGGATTTCGGGTACGAGATCCCGGGGCTCGCCCGTTACCGCGCCAACTTCTTCATGCAGAAGAACGGGTGCGGCGCCGTCTTCCGGGAAATCCCCAGCACGATCCTCACTGTCGAGAAGCTGGGGCTTCCGCCCGTGATCGCCAAGCTGGCCAACCTGCCCCGGGGGCTCGTCCTCGTCACCGGGCCCACGGGTTCGGGCAAATCGACCACCCTGGCGGCCATCATCGACGAGGCCAACCGAACCCGCAAGGACCACATCATCACCATCGAGGATCCCATCGAGTTCGTTCACGCCAGCCAGAAATGCATCGTCAACCACCGGGAGGTGGGCAACCACACCCGAAGCTTCAGCGCGGCCCTCCGGGGGGCCCTCCGGGAGGACCCCGACATCATCCTCGTGGGCGAGCTTCGGGACCTGGAAACCATCTCCCTGGCCATCGAGGCCGCCTCCACCGGCCACCTCGTCTTCGGGACCCTCCACACCAGCAGCGCGGCCAAGACCGTCGACCGCGCCATCGAGGTGTTCCCCGCCGCCCAGCAGGCCCAGATCCGGTCGACCCTGGCCGACGGCATCCGGGCCGTCGTGGCCCAGACGCTCTTCAAGCGCATCGACATCAAGGGCCGGGTGGCCGCCCTGGAGATTCTCATCGCCACCCCGGCCGTCCGCAACCTGGTGCGGGAAAACAAGACCTACCAGATCAACTCCATGATCCAGACCGGGAAGAAATACGGCATGCGGCTTCTGGACGACGCCATCATGGAGCTGCTCGAAAAAGGCTGGATCAGCCCCGACGACGCCTACAACAAAGCCAACGACAAGTCGCGGTTCCGGCCCTTCATCAAGAACCCGCCCTCGGATTTCACCGACGTCTGACACCCTTTCAGGAGCGCTACGGCATGAGAAAACAGGAAGTCGACTACATCATCACCCGGATGCTGGATGCCTACGG harbors:
- a CDS encoding YggT family protein; translated protein: MFILGNFIIALATVVDYILVLYMWIVIARAVLSWVNPDPYNAIVRIIYNLTEPVLYQIRNRLPVTFGGIDLSPIVIFLVIIFLQKFVVTSLFVLGKSLM
- a CDS encoding type II toxin-antitoxin system VapC family toxin, whose translation is MILADTNVWIKHFRESDAELIEHLNMGFVACHPFIIGELACGNIGNRAEILTLLKALPAAPIVEPRELLNFIENNMLMGRGLGYVDIQILASAIIGNVVLWTFDRRLNAAATELGVSYLKS
- a CDS encoding type IV pilus twitching motility protein PilT gives rise to the protein MARIDAFFKLMNDQGASDLHLVSGQPPALRLRGDIERVKYKILDNDELKAMLYEIAPEDKIKVFEETGDVDFGYEIPGLARYRANFFMQKNGCGAVFREIPSTILTVEKLGLPPVIAKLANLPRGLVLVTGPTGSGKSTTLAAIIDEANRTRKDHIITIEDPIEFVHASQKCIVNHREVGNHTRSFSAALRGALREDPDIILVGELRDLETISLAIEAASTGHLVFGTLHTSSAAKTVDRAIEVFPAAQQAQIRSTLADGIRAVVAQTLFKRIDIKGRVAALEILIATPAVRNLVRENKTYQINSMIQTGKKYGMRLLDDAIMELLEKGWISPDDAYNKANDKSRFRPFIKNPPSDFTDV
- a CDS encoding type II toxin-antitoxin system VapB family antitoxin translates to MRTTLNIEDDLIERASDLTGIKEKTALVRKGLEALISLESSRRLAALGGTEKDLRMPRRRRPEQ